The following are from one region of the Chloracidobacterium sp. genome:
- a CDS encoding GDP-mannose 4,6-dehydratase, with translation MKILITGGAGFVGSHLADKLIAQGHEITVIDDLSTGRYTNIAHLEGADRFRLIIDTVLNQSLMEDLIRETDRVYHMASAVGVRLIMEQPVKTIETIFHGTDVILKFCSRYRKRVLIPSTSEVYGKGASVPFREEDDLLTGATDKHRWAYACAKTLDEFLALAHWKESRLPVAVVRLFNTVGPRQTGQYGMVVPRFVQAAIKNEPITVHGDGTQSRCFGHVGDVVEGLAKMLDIPECFGQVVNLGNEEEVSIKALAERAIELTGSRSEIRYLSYDEAYGDGFEDMRRRVPSLEKAKRLIGYQPTRTLTDIINDVAAEYRNEVGTANSNG, from the coding sequence AGATCACGGTGATCGATGATCTCTCAACCGGTCGCTACACTAACATCGCCCATCTCGAAGGCGCCGATCGTTTTCGTTTGATCATCGATACCGTCCTCAATCAGAGCTTGATGGAAGACCTTATTAGGGAGACCGATCGGGTCTACCACATGGCAAGTGCGGTCGGTGTCCGCCTTATCATGGAGCAGCCTGTGAAAACGATCGAAACGATCTTTCACGGCACGGACGTCATCCTGAAGTTCTGTTCACGGTATCGAAAGCGTGTCCTGATCCCGAGCACGTCTGAGGTTTATGGAAAAGGTGCTTCGGTGCCGTTTCGTGAGGAAGACGACCTTCTGACGGGAGCGACCGATAAGCATCGTTGGGCATATGCGTGTGCGAAGACGCTCGACGAATTTCTCGCCCTCGCACATTGGAAGGAATCGCGGCTGCCGGTCGCTGTCGTCCGTCTTTTCAACACAGTTGGCCCTCGGCAAACCGGTCAATACGGAATGGTGGTGCCGCGATTTGTTCAAGCCGCAATAAAAAACGAACCGATAACGGTACACGGTGACGGTACGCAATCGAGATGCTTCGGACACGTCGGCGATGTCGTTGAAGGGCTCGCAAAGATGCTTGATATACCTGAGTGTTTTGGCCAGGTCGTTAATCTCGGTAACGAAGAAGAAGTCTCGATCAAGGCTCTTGCCGAAAGGGCGATCGAATTGACTGGCAGCCGAAGCGAGATCCGGTACTTGAGCTATGACGAGGCATATGGAGACGGTTTTGAGGACATGCGTCGACGCGTACCAAGCCTTGAGAAAGCCAAGCGTTTGATCGGTTACCAGCCAACCCGGACGCTTACTGACATCATCAATGATGTTGCAGCGGAATATCGCAATGAGGTCGGGACCGCAA